The sequence below is a genomic window from Chloracidobacterium sp..
CGCGGCGATAGCGCTCCGGCGTCCCGATATCCAACCAGTACGCCTCGGTAATCTCGCCGTATAGCGGCAAGCCTGACGCCAGCAAGCGTGGAAACAAATCGTACTCAAACGAATACTCACAATCGCTCGGAATCAAATCCAAGACTTCAGGTTCAAGTAAGTAAATGCCTGCGTTGATTGATTTAGCATTGGTGATACCCGGCTCCGGCTTCTCATAGAACGCCCGAATCCGTCCTTCGGCGTCCAACTCCACCACCCCGTAGGCGCGCGTGTCGTCCACGTTGACCAACACAAGCGTCGCGGCGGCCCGCCGCATCCGGTGACGTTCCAGCACCGGCCGCAGATCAATATCCGTTAGAATATCGCCGTTGAGCACGAGCAGCGTTCCCCGCACCTGCGACCGAACATGGCGCATTGCGCCGGCCGTTCCTAGTGGTTGGCGCTCCACAATCGGACGAACGGTGATCCCGCCCAGTTCTTCGTGAACCAACGCCGCCTCGATCTTGCGCGGCTGATAGGACAAGCTCAGCAGCACCTCCATTGCGCCGTCCACATCCAGCGGACGCAGCAAATCAAGCTGGTAGTACAAGAAGGGCCGATTCGCAATCGGGACAATTGGCTTTGGGGTGTGCAGCGTCAGCGGGCGCAGGCGCGTTCCCTTGCCGCCGGCCAAAATCAGTGTCTGCATGAGTCGCTGTTCCCGTCAGGATCAAAGTTGTGACGCACCAGAAAACACAGTACATTAGCCATGCGTCCACCGAATCACTAGCCGCAAGACGAGGCTCCGCGGTATGTGGAACGTCATCGGTCAAATTATTTCCGTTATCTGCTTTTTCATTCTCACGGTCGGCACGCTGTTTGGCATCGTTTATATTTCTCACTTGCTGTCGCGGGGACAATAGCTCGCTGGCTGAGCCAGTGAGCGCCGTCATGTAGACGGCGTCGCCGCTACCGCAGAGTGGCTACGAACGGGGATGAAACTTCCGGTAGGTTTCCCGCAGCCGCTCTGAGGTGACGTGGGTGTAAATCTGGGTCGTCGCCAAATCCGCGTGGCCGAGAAGCATCTGGACGGAGCGCAGGTCTGCGCCATGCTCCAGGAGGTGCGTCGCGAAGGTATGCCGGATCATGTGGGGCGTTACTGTGCCTAGTCCGGCCTGCCGGCCGTACTCCGACACCAGTTTCCAGCACGTTTGGCGGGTGAGTGGGCGACCGCGCGCCGTCACAAACAAGTACCGGTGGTCTTGGGCGTCCCGCCGTGCGGCGCGGAACTGAAGATAACGGTTTAGCGCGGCCAGCGCCGACCGTCCAATCGGCACTTGGCGCTCCTTGCTTCCCTTGCCGAGACACACCAAGTAGCCGACATCGCGGTTCACGTCGCCAATTTTGAGACTGCACAACTCCGATACGCGCAATCCTGTCGCATAGAGCAGTTCCAAAATGGCCCGGTCGCGCGCACCGGCCTCGGTGGTGATGTCTGGCTGTTGAAGCAGTTTTTCAATTTCCTCCGGCGTCAAAAACTTTGGCAGCGTCTGCCAACTTTTCGGCTGCGCCAGTGTCACCGTCGGGTCAGTGCGTCGGTGGCCGTCCAACACCAAAAACTTGTAGAAGTTGCGCACAACCACCAGCGCCCGCTCGACTGAACGGGCGTCTAGCCCCGCCGTAAACAGCGCCTCGACAAACGCCGCCAAGTCCGTTCGCTCCAGCGTGAGAACATCCTTCTGGCGCTCAGCGGCGAACCGCGCCAGCTTTGCCAAATCGCGCCCGTAGGCTTCTAAGGTGTTCGCCGCTAGACCACGCTCTACTCGCAAGTACGTTAGAAACTCCGTAATGACATCTCGCGCCATACCAGTCAGTTCCTTTTTCGTCGCCTTGGCGTGGTTGCCCTTGTCCGCTGATTTGCGATTTACTGTAACTGTTTGGGGCGCGCACGCTGGCGTCATTGCCGCGCCGAAACAACGCCCGGCCGGCTCGTGCGTTACGCCCCGAAACATCAAACTATGAAGATCGAAAACCGCGCCACCTACAAAACCAACCTCAACCTAGAAGAACTCGTGCAAACGACGTTCGCCGCCATGCCGCGCAACCACACGGCCGGCATCGTCCGCGTCGTCTTTGTGGATCGCATTCAGGATCCCCACGTCCCGGCCGAACAACGCAATAAGCTACCTGTCCTTTACCACCCCAAGACGCCAACCTCCGGCCCGTGGTTCGAGATTGCGTTGGAGCCGTTTCTGGAACATAAGGGTTGGTGGAAACGCTTCGTCGCCCGCCGGACGTTGCGCGCCAACCTAACCTACGCCCTGCTGGCGCTGATGGGTCAGCATTATCATCTCAACTTCACGCGCGGACGCAAGAAAACCGACTATGAGCCGCTCATTCGGGAGTACGTGCGCAAGGGGCTTGAAACGCTGCGCGAACACGACACCAGCTATCGAGCGCGGCTCATGCGTCCATTGTTTCCCTACCTGGATCGCTTTGCCCGCTGGCTTGCCCGCCAGCAACGTAAGGCCTTGTTGGCGCGCGCCAAACAAGCTAAATGAAACCTACGGCCCGGCGTCTCCGGCCGCCAATTCCTCTTCAAGCGCCGCGATCACCTTTTTGAGCGCCGCGACGACCTGCGCCCTGTCCACGTCAGACTTGCGAAACTTCAGGTCGAGCGTGAACGCCCGCGATGGCTCCTGAAAGTGAAACTTGAATGGCTGTGCGCGCTTCGCCGGCTTTGTCGCCCGTCTGACAGCGTCGCGCGTCAGCCCCAGTCGCCGAATACGGGCAATCAGCGCCCGCCGCTCTTCGTCCGAAGGTCGCCGCACAATTTGCAGCAGCGTTGATTTGGACGTGATACCGGCCTGCCGGCACAGCTCACGGATTTCCGGCGACAGGCTCCCAATCGCCAGTGACTCCGTAATGCTGGAGCGGGACTTGCCCAGCTTGCGCGCTATCTCCTCATGTGTGTAGTTGAACCGCTCCACCAGCGCCGTCAGCCCCTCAGCTTCTTCAAACGGCGTCAAGTCCTTGCGCTGGAGGTTCTCGATGAGCGCGATCTCCGCCACGGCGCGGTCGTCCACGTTCATCTCGATGCAGGGCAACTCGCGCAATCCGGCCAGCAAGCTCGCCCGGTAGCGCCGCTCGCCGGAAATGATCATAAAGCGCCCGCCGACCTCCGCCGGCCGCACCAGCAGCGGCTCCAACACGCCCTTTTCCCGAATCGAGTTGGTGAGTTCCTCTAAATCGCCGAACTCGATGCGCGGCTGATTCGGGTTCGGCTCTAGACGGTCAATCGGAATCATGCGCCCGACAGGCGCGCCTGTACGCATCCAGAGTTCTTCAACATAGTGCGATTCATGGCGCATGCGCACCGTGGACGGCAGTCCGCGCTTAGACACGACGCAACACCTCCTCGCAAAGCTTGGCATACTCAAGCGCGCCGCTCGACTGAGGCGCAAAGGTAAAAATGGATTCACGGTACGCCGGGCTTTCCTCCAGCCGCACCGACTTGGAAATTACCGTCTCAAACACCTTGTCGCCGAAGACCTCACAAATCTGCCGGTGAATATCCCGCGCTAGGGCGGTGCGTTTGTCATGCAGCGTGATGACGACGCCCAGCACTTGCAGGTTGGGATTTGGACGCGCCTTGACCTTCTCAATCGTTTCCAGCAGATCGTCCGTGCCTTCCATGGCGAAGTAGGACGACTGAATCGGAATCAGAACATGCGAAGCGGCCACCAGCGCGTTGACCGTAATCAGCCCCAGCGTCGGCGGTGTATCAATCACAATGATGTCGTACGTGCGCCGCAGCGGCTCTAGCCGGTCCTTGAGACGATAGGGCGCGTCGAACTCGCCCACCAGCCGCGACTCCAGCTTCGCTAAGCTGATGCGCGCCGGAAGAATGTCCAGCCCCGGCACCGGCGTCGGCTGCACAATCGTCAGGGGGTCTAGCTTGACATCCATTAGGAAGTCATAGGCTGAGAGTCCGGCGGCCTCATACGGCAGATAGGACAACGTGCTGTTCGCCTGTGGGTCAAGGTCAAGCAGCAGCGTCCGTCGTCCGCGCAGCGCCAACCCGGCCGCCAAGTTGATGGCGGTGGTCGTCTTACCGACGCCGCCCTTTTGATTGGCGACCGTAATGACAAGACAGGTGTCTGAGCGTCGCGGATGATGCCCGTTTTCCATCCCCATGGCTTTCCCTTGCTCAACCCCGAAGGCTCAAAACCGATGTCGGAGGCGTCCGGCGAACGCGGCGTCAGCCGCGCCCAATGTCGGACTCGTCAATCTCCTCGGGCCAATCAAACTCCATTTCATCGTCCTTTTCGGTCGTCTCTTCCTCCGTGCGCTCCACGATGACCGACGAGGAGCTTTCGAGGACGGACTCATGCACGAAAATCGGCGCGTCCACCCGCAGGGCTAGCGCAATGGCGTCGCTCGGCCGGGCGTCGAGGAAGATCATCTTGCCGGCGATCTCCAACTCGATGACAGCGAAGAAGGTGTTGTTGCGCAACTCCGTCACGACCACCCGCCGCACACGCCCGTCCATTTGCAGGATGAGGTTGCGCAGCAGGTCATGCGTCATCGGACGCGGCGGGGCCATCTTTTCAATCTCAAACGCGATGGCGTTGGCTTCAAACGGCCCGACCCAGATGGGCAGCAACTGGTCGCCGTCCACTTCCTTGAGGACGACAATCGGTGTATTCGCCGCCGGGTCAATCATCAGCCCCCGAATTTTCATTTCTCGTTCCATAGACCGTTTCCTCCGCAAGTGGGATTTAGGATCAAAGTTGTCACGATAAAAGCCTTGAAATCAATCACTAAGCTCAGATGTCGGCGCGCCGACCAACCCATTCC
It includes:
- a CDS encoding NDP-sugar synthase, whose amino-acid sequence is MQTLILAGGKGTRLRPLTLHTPKPIVPIANRPFLYYQLDLLRPLDVDGAMEVLLSLSYQPRKIEAALVHEELGGITVRPIVERQPLGTAGAMRHVRSQVRGTLLVLNGDILTDIDLRPVLERHRMRRAAATLVLVNVDDTRAYGVVELDAEGRIRAFYEKPEPGITNAKSINAGIYLLEPEVLDLIPSDCEYSFEYDLFPRLLASGLPLYGEITEAYWLDIGTPERYRRANADVLAGKLRRYPPESSPMLTADGSVVDAGATLKAGVSVIRSVIGANCYLEEGVQVVDSVVLSGSRLAEGAVVFGSVLGRGVHVGANSVLHNVVLGDKSVVTDFSRLG
- the xerD gene encoding site-specific tyrosine recombinase XerD produces the protein MARDVITEFLTYLRVERGLAANTLEAYGRDLAKLARFAAERQKDVLTLERTDLAAFVEALFTAGLDARSVERALVVVRNFYKFLVLDGHRRTDPTVTLAQPKSWQTLPKFLTPEEIEKLLQQPDITTEAGARDRAILELLYATGLRVSELCSLKIGDVNRDVGYLVCLGKGSKERQVPIGRSALAALNRYLQFRAARRDAQDHRYLFVTARGRPLTRQTCWKLVSEYGRQAGLGTVTPHMIRHTFATHLLEHGADLRSVQMLLGHADLATTQIYTHVTSERLRETYRKFHPRS
- a CDS encoding ParB/RepB/Spo0J family partition protein produces the protein MSKRGLPSTVRMRHESHYVEELWMRTGAPVGRMIPIDRLEPNPNQPRIEFGDLEELTNSIREKGVLEPLLVRPAEVGGRFMIISGERRYRASLLAGLRELPCIEMNVDDRAVAEIALIENLQRKDLTPFEEAEGLTALVERFNYTHEEIARKLGKSRSSITESLAIGSLSPEIRELCRQAGITSKSTLLQIVRRPSDEERRALIARIRRLGLTRDAVRRATKPAKRAQPFKFHFQEPSRAFTLDLKFRKSDVDRAQVVAALKKVIAALEEELAAGDAGP
- a CDS encoding ParA family protein, translating into MGMENGHHPRRSDTCLVITVANQKGGVGKTTTAINLAAGLALRGRRTLLLDLDPQANSTLSYLPYEAAGLSAYDFLMDVKLDPLTIVQPTPVPGLDILPARISLAKLESRLVGEFDAPYRLKDRLEPLRRTYDIIVIDTPPTLGLITVNALVAASHVLIPIQSSYFAMEGTDDLLETIEKVKARPNPNLQVLGVVITLHDKRTALARDIHRQICEVFGDKVFETVISKSVRLEESPAYRESIFTFAPQSSGALEYAKLCEEVLRRV
- a CDS encoding bifunctional nuclease family protein, which encodes MEREMKIRGLMIDPAANTPIVVLKEVDGDQLLPIWVGPFEANAIAFEIEKMAPPRPMTHDLLRNLILQMDGRVRRVVVTELRNNTFFAVIELEIAGKMIFLDARPSDAIALALRVDAPIFVHESVLESSSSVIVERTEEETTEKDDEMEFDWPEEIDESDIGRG